One stretch of Rosistilla oblonga DNA includes these proteins:
- a CDS encoding DUF447 domain-containing protein: protein MILESLVTSTNASGELNVAPMGPIVDAGITQIQLRPFKSSTTYGNLRATSRAVVHVTDDVLMIAQAAIGRIEPPPEVRPIDGGWFVLEKASRWFAIEVVRWIYDPQRPTAECAIRAEGIGPPFFGLNRAKHAVVEAAILATRTHLLPAAELLADLERLQVLVDKTAGDAEREAFALLQATIRQRVG from the coding sequence ATGATCCTGGAAAGTCTTGTCACTTCGACCAATGCCAGCGGGGAATTAAACGTCGCGCCGATGGGACCGATCGTCGACGCGGGGATCACGCAAATCCAATTGCGGCCGTTTAAGTCGTCGACGACTTACGGTAATCTTCGCGCGACGTCGCGGGCGGTGGTGCATGTGACCGACGATGTGTTGATGATCGCACAGGCTGCGATCGGCCGAATCGAACCACCACCAGAGGTCCGACCGATCGACGGCGGATGGTTCGTGTTGGAGAAGGCGAGCCGTTGGTTTGCGATCGAAGTCGTACGGTGGATCTACGATCCGCAGCGTCCCACGGCGGAGTGCGCTATCCGAGCCGAGGGGATCGGCCCGCCATTCTTTGGACTCAATCGAGCCAAACACGCTGTCGTCGAAGCGGCGATCCTGGCGACGCGGACTCATCTGTTGCCCGCGGCGGAACTGTTGGCTGATCTGGAACGCCTGCAGGTCTTGGTCGACAAGACGGCAGGGGATGCCGAACGGGAAGCCTTTGCTCTTTTGCAAGCTACGATTCGGCAGCGGGTTGGTTAA
- a CDS encoding anthranilate synthase component II: MLLVLDNYDSFVHNLARYVRQQGHHTLVVRSDKISVDEVEALAPAAIILSPGPKAPDQAGACLEITRRFAGRLPILGVCLGHQIIAQAFGGRIVRSEPMHGVPSSIEHRGDGLFRGLPNPFPAARYHSLVADAAQIPDVLEVTAWTDREPGDPGDRLVMGLQHREFPIFGVQFHPESILTEHGDEMLKNFLDRLPAVEATVANR, translated from the coding sequence ATGTTACTGGTGCTCGATAACTACGACAGCTTCGTCCACAACCTGGCTCGCTACGTGCGGCAGCAGGGGCATCACACGTTGGTCGTTCGCAGCGACAAGATCAGCGTCGACGAAGTCGAAGCGCTCGCCCCGGCGGCGATCATCTTGTCGCCCGGCCCGAAGGCTCCCGATCAAGCGGGGGCTTGTCTGGAGATCACTCGCCGATTCGCGGGGCGGTTGCCGATCCTGGGCGTTTGTCTGGGGCACCAGATCATCGCGCAAGCGTTTGGCGGGCGGATCGTTCGCAGCGAGCCGATGCATGGCGTCCCGAGTTCGATCGAACATCGTGGCGACGGACTTTTTCGCGGCTTGCCCAATCCCTTTCCCGCCGCCCGGTATCATTCGTTGGTCGCCGATGCGGCGCAGATTCCCGACGTTCTGGAAGTCACCGCGTGGACCGATCGTGAGCCCGGCGATCCGGGAGATCGCTTGGTGATGGGACTGCAACATCGAGAGTTCCCGATCTTTGGCGTGCAATTTCATCCCGAATCGATTCTGACCGAACATGGTGACGAAATGCTGAAGAACTTTTTGGATCGCTTGCCTGCAGTGGAAGCGACGGTGGCGAACCGATGA
- the coxB gene encoding cytochrome c oxidase subunit II, protein MPQSTLQPAGEAAEAIAVLFYWMSAGAVVIWIIVVGLAVYAIYQPGQHHPQTIKRWVIGGGAVFPTIVLTGLLCVSLPMMPELQRPAPQGSLQVHVSGVRWWWRISYQIDDETVVETANEIRLPVGRPVEFKLDSEDVIHSFWIPALGGKVDMMPGRQTRLKLHPTRVGTFRGVCAEFCGAAHAQMNFDVVVMPADEFDVWLKQLTRPTASSQEPDATDGEKHFFAVGCHACHTIRGTQASGRMGPDLTNFGSRPSIAAGLLPNNHANLVRWITETDRVKPGVDMPTFHAMDRLQAAEIAAFLEGLK, encoded by the coding sequence ATGCCCCAATCGACGCTCCAACCCGCTGGCGAAGCCGCCGAAGCGATCGCTGTGTTGTTCTATTGGATGAGCGCCGGGGCGGTCGTGATTTGGATCATAGTCGTCGGCCTCGCCGTTTACGCGATCTATCAACCCGGCCAACATCATCCCCAGACGATCAAGCGTTGGGTGATCGGTGGCGGAGCGGTTTTCCCGACGATCGTCCTGACCGGATTGCTGTGTGTGTCTCTCCCGATGATGCCCGAACTGCAGCGGCCAGCTCCCCAGGGCAGCTTGCAAGTCCATGTCAGCGGCGTCCGCTGGTGGTGGAGGATCTCGTATCAGATCGACGACGAAACCGTTGTCGAAACGGCAAACGAAATCCGCTTGCCCGTCGGCCGCCCCGTCGAATTTAAGCTCGACAGCGAAGACGTCATCCATTCGTTTTGGATCCCGGCGTTGGGAGGCAAAGTCGACATGATGCCCGGCCGCCAAACGCGGTTGAAACTGCATCCGACACGTGTCGGAACCTTTCGCGGCGTCTGTGCCGAGTTTTGTGGTGCGGCGCACGCTCAGATGAATTTTGATGTCGTCGTGATGCCGGCCGATGAGTTCGACGTCTGGCTTAAGCAACTCACGCGACCGACGGCTTCCTCGCAAGAACCCGATGCGACCGATGGCGAAAAACACTTCTTTGCCGTTGGCTGTCATGCCTGCCATACGATTCGTGGAACTCAGGCCAGTGGGAGAATGGGGCCCGACCTTACCAACTTTGGATCGCGTCCCAGCATCGCCGCGGGGCTGCTGCCGAACAACCATGCCAACCTCGTCCGCTGGATCACCGAGACCGATCGCGTGAAACCGGGCGTCGACATGCCGACGTTCCACGCGATGGATCGACTGCAGGCCGCCGAGATCGCCGCGTTTCTGGAGGGGCTGAAATGA